Proteins found in one Hoplias malabaricus isolate fHopMal1 chromosome 17, fHopMal1.hap1, whole genome shotgun sequence genomic segment:
- the stard14 gene encoding START domain containing 14 has protein sequence MSLGSGIVPDESVFSEFRRQCLSTENWQNKYNKNGMEVWVEVPPNNLQANKNQGSKVHKIKCKIAITDVSAATMYDVLHDNQYRKTWDPAMLESFEIARVAPNADVGYYSWLCPRPLKNRDVITLRAWQASEDEYVIVNYSVKHPKYPPRKDLVRAVSLMTGYLVKPTGPNSCSFTYLSQADPKGSLPKWAVNKASQVLAPKVMKSVYKAGQNYHTWKALNNPEHKPWLYPIQSEIPMMDPAELRIQRGDSLENVDESSSWDLQENEDSS, from the exons ATGTCTCTGGGGTCAGGGATCGTTCCGGACGAGTCCGTTTTTTCCGAATTCAGGAGACAGTGCCTGTCCACAGAGAACTGGCAGAATAAATACAACAAGAACGGAATGGAGGTGTGGGTCGAGGTGCCCCCCAACAACTTACAGGCAAACAAGAATCAGGGCTCCAAAGTTCACAAGATCAAG TGTAAAATTGCCATAACTGATGTATCAGCAGCTACGATGTATGATGTCCTTCATGACAATCAGTATCGTAAAACCTGGGACCCTGCGATGCTGGAGAGTTTTGAAATTGCTCGAGTCGCCCCCAACGCAGACGTGGGCTACTATTCCT GGCTGTGTCCgagaccactgaagaacagggatGTGATCACTTTGCGTGCTTGGCAGGCATCTGAAGACGAATATGTCATTGTAAACTACTCTGTCAAACATCCG aAATACCCTCCACGCAAAGACCTGGTCAGAGCAGTATCCTTAATGACAGGATATTTGGTGAAACCAACAGGACCCAACAGCTGCTCTTTTACTTACCTTTCACAAGCTGATCCTAAGG GTTCCCTTCCCAAATGGGCAGTCAACAAAGCGTCTCAGGTCCTGGCTCCTAAA GTTATGAAAAGCGTGTACAAGGCAGGCCAGAACTACCACACGTGGAAAGCCTTGAACAATCCAGAACACAAGCCTTGGCTCTACCCCATTCAGAGTGAAATCCCCATGATGGACCCAGCAGAACTGCGCATACAGCGCGGGGACTCGCTGGAGAATGTGGACGAGAGTTCATCCTGGGACTTGCAGGAAAATGAGGACAGTAGCTGA
- the pdzd11 gene encoding PDZ domain-containing protein 11 isoform X1, with product MDVPVCCSRWRCIDCGGTNPLHEKERKSELRAGTTRMDQKIPYDDYQLPVVFLPPYENPPAWIPPQDRINHPDYNNELTQFLPRAIVLKKPPGAQLGFNIRGGKASQLGIFISKVVPDSDAHRAGLQEGDQVLSVNEVDFQDIEHSRAVEILKTAREIVMRVRYFPYNYQRQKERTVH from the exons ATGGATGTTCCCGTCTGTTGCAGTAGGTGGCGCTGTATTGACTGCGGTGGTACTAATCCTCTAcatgagaaagagaggaagtcGGAGCTTAGGGCTGG CACAACAAGAATGGATCAGAAAATTCCTTATGATGACTATCAGTTGCCAGTGGTTTTTCTACCCCCTTATGAAAACCCCCCAGCATGGATCCCACCTCAGGAT AGGATAAATCACCCTGATTATAACAATGAGCTTACCCAGTTCTTACCACGCGCTATAGTCCTGAAAAAGCCTCCAGGAGCACAACTGGGGTTTAATATCCGAGGGGGAAAGGCTTCACAGCTTGGGATCTTTATTTCTAAG GTGGTGCCAGATTCTGATGCCCACAGGGCTGGACTTCAGGAAGGAGATCAGGTGCTGTCTGTTAATGAAGTGGATTTTCAGGACATAGAGCACTCAAGG GCTGTGGAGATCCTGAAGACGGCCAGGGAGATTGTAATGAGGGTGCGCTACTTCCCATACA ATTACCAGCGACAGAAGGAGAGGACCGTACACTAG
- the pdzd11 gene encoding PDZ domain-containing protein 11 isoform X2 has protein sequence MDQKIPYDDYQLPVVFLPPYENPPAWIPPQDRINHPDYNNELTQFLPRAIVLKKPPGAQLGFNIRGGKASQLGIFISKVVPDSDAHRAGLQEGDQVLSVNEVDFQDIEHSRAVEILKTAREIVMRVRYFPYNYQRQKERTVH, from the exons ATGGATCAGAAAATTCCTTATGATGACTATCAGTTGCCAGTGGTTTTTCTACCCCCTTATGAAAACCCCCCAGCATGGATCCCACCTCAGGAT AGGATAAATCACCCTGATTATAACAATGAGCTTACCCAGTTCTTACCACGCGCTATAGTCCTGAAAAAGCCTCCAGGAGCACAACTGGGGTTTAATATCCGAGGGGGAAAGGCTTCACAGCTTGGGATCTTTATTTCTAAG GTGGTGCCAGATTCTGATGCCCACAGGGCTGGACTTCAGGAAGGAGATCAGGTGCTGTCTGTTAATGAAGTGGATTTTCAGGACATAGAGCACTCAAGG GCTGTGGAGATCCTGAAGACGGCCAGGGAGATTGTAATGAGGGTGCGCTACTTCCCATACA ATTACCAGCGACAGAAGGAGAGGACCGTACACTAG
- the pdzd11 gene encoding PDZ domain-containing protein 11 isoform X3, producing the protein MDQKIPYDDYQLPVVFLPPYENPPAWIPPQDVVPDSDAHRAGLQEGDQVLSVNEVDFQDIEHSRAVEILKTAREIVMRVRYFPYNYQRQKERTVH; encoded by the exons ATGGATCAGAAAATTCCTTATGATGACTATCAGTTGCCAGTGGTTTTTCTACCCCCTTATGAAAACCCCCCAGCATGGATCCCACCTCAGGAT GTGGTGCCAGATTCTGATGCCCACAGGGCTGGACTTCAGGAAGGAGATCAGGTGCTGTCTGTTAATGAAGTGGATTTTCAGGACATAGAGCACTCAAGG GCTGTGGAGATCCTGAAGACGGCCAGGGAGATTGTAATGAGGGTGCGCTACTTCCCATACA ATTACCAGCGACAGAAGGAGAGGACCGTACACTAG